From Brassica rapa cultivar Chiifu-401-42 chromosome A06, CAAS_Brap_v3.01, whole genome shotgun sequence:
TAAAAGTTGCAAACGCCACCACATTCTCTCCGATCTCAATTTCGCTGTACAGAAGAGCTTGATTCCCAGAGAGACAAACCCGACCCGACAACCCGGAAGAATCGAAAAAAATGGGAAAGGACGGTCTGAGCGACGACCAGGTCTCATCGATGAAGGAGGCATTCATGCTCTTCGACACCGACGGTGACGGCAAAATCGCCCCCTCCGAGCTCGGGATCCTGATGCGATCCCTCGGCGGGAACCCGACCCAAGCCCAGCTGAAATCGATCACCGCCTCCGAGAGCCTAACCGCCCCGTTCGATTTCAACCGTTTCCTGGATCTCATGGCGAAGCACCTGAAGACGGAGCCCTTCGATCGCCAGCTCCGCGACGCCTTCAAGGTGCTCGACAAGGAAGGCACTGGGTTCGTTGCCGTTGCGGATCTGAGGCATATCCTCACCAGCATCGGCGAGAAGCTGGAGCCTAACGAGTTCGATGAGTGGATCAAGGAGGTGGATGTTGGATCCGATGGGAAGATCCGGTATGAGGATTTCATCGCCAGGATGGTCGCCAAGTGAGATCTAATCTGAGTCCTTTGTTTCCAagtttgaattttgaaattcgaatttttatttgaagtatgttttaatttttttacataaagTTTCGCTCTTTATGCTCTtgtggtttggtttggtttggtttggatcagTGAATCTAATTGATTCCAGTCTGTTTACTGTTcgttgttttattttgttttaactaaCTCTATTGTTGTGTGGTTGTGATTCCTACTTTTATTCCAAGGATGTTAAGTTTCGCTCTTATGcccttataaatttataattcgTTGGTTTGGATCATGATCATGGAGTCTGATTGAGTAC
This genomic window contains:
- the LOC103872016 gene encoding probable calcium-binding protein CML13 → MGKDGLSDDQVSSMKEAFMLFDTDGDGKIAPSELGILMRSLGGNPTQAQLKSITASESLTAPFDFNRFLDLMAKHLKTEPFDRQLRDAFKVLDKEGTGFVAVADLRHILTSIGEKLEPNEFDEWIKEVDVGSDGKIRYEDFIARMVAK